The following are encoded in a window of Methylicorpusculum oleiharenae genomic DNA:
- the rsmD gene encoding 16S rRNA (guanine(966)-N(2))-methyltransferase RsmD has protein sequence MKNKIRIIGGEWRSRQITFIDAPGLRPTPGRVRETLFNWLQYDIPGCRCLDLFAGSGALGFEAASRGASQVVQVENNQEACRQLHENSVHLAARQIKVVNSDVFRFLAGNSEPFNVVFLDPPFAKDMALQTCQWLEDKNWLTKTAKIYVETESNLALNGLPDNWRLLKQKKAGEVGYQLFERTGYA, from the coding sequence GTGAAAAATAAAATCAGAATCATTGGCGGCGAGTGGCGAAGCCGCCAAATTACGTTTATCGATGCGCCGGGACTTAGACCTACTCCCGGCAGAGTCAGAGAAACGCTGTTTAACTGGTTGCAATACGATATACCGGGTTGCCGCTGCCTTGATCTTTTCGCCGGCAGTGGTGCTCTGGGCTTTGAGGCCGCGTCCCGAGGTGCTTCACAGGTGGTTCAGGTCGAGAATAATCAGGAAGCCTGTCGGCAGCTGCATGAAAATAGTGTTCATTTGGCGGCGCGTCAGATAAAAGTCGTCAATAGTGATGTTTTCCGTTTTTTAGCGGGCAATTCCGAACCTTTCAACGTTGTTTTTCTTGACCCACCTTTTGCTAAAGATATGGCCCTGCAAACCTGTCAATGGCTGGAAGATAAAAACTGGCTGACGAAAACGGCCAAAATCTATGTAGAGACGGAGAGTAATCTGGCGTTAAACGGATTACCGGACAACTGGCGCCTGCTCAAACAAAAAAAAGCAGGTGAGGTGGGTTATCAGTTGTTTGAACGAACCGGGTATGCATAG
- a CDS encoding M16 family metallopeptidase: MRIFLLLVLMTISPLNWAAAKIETWQTPKGSRVFYIYAPDLPMADIRITFDAGSARDGAQHGLAALTSGLLDTGAGKWSADELARRFESVGANFGTSVSRDTASLSLRTLTDPPLFDKAVETMKTILIQPVFNQADFEREKNRTLAALKHRESSPAALADLTFNKVVYGDHPYAHSSAGEIETVTALTADDLKKFYKQYYVSANALVVIVGDLTKKQAAKTAEDLLADLPAGQKPTDIPEVSLPKHAKLQHIEFPSTQTHVLSGLPGMHRKDEDYFALYVGNHILGGGGLVSRLFEEVREKRGLAYGASSSFAPMFRKGAFSMGLQTRNDQTQQALDVMTQTLADFIETGPTEAELDAAKKNLTGGFVMRFDTNSKLAGYAEMIGFYGLPLDYLDTFPEKVLALTVNDIKDAFKRRVNPKLLQTVTVGEAVKTREK, translated from the coding sequence ATGCGTATTTTTTTACTGTTAGTATTGATGACAATCAGTCCGCTGAACTGGGCTGCCGCAAAAATTGAAACATGGCAGACTCCCAAAGGCAGCCGCGTTTTTTACATTTATGCCCCGGATTTGCCGATGGCCGATATACGCATTACCTTCGATGCCGGGAGCGCCCGTGACGGCGCACAGCATGGGCTGGCCGCCTTGACCTCGGGTTTACTCGATACAGGAGCCGGCAAATGGAGCGCCGACGAACTGGCCCGGCGATTTGAAAGCGTGGGCGCCAATTTCGGTACCAGCGTGTCCAGAGATACAGCATCTTTATCACTGAGGACATTGACCGATCCGCCGTTGTTCGATAAGGCGGTTGAAACGATGAAAACCATTTTGATTCAGCCCGTCTTTAATCAGGCTGACTTTGAAAGGGAAAAAAATCGCACATTGGCGGCGTTAAAACACCGAGAGTCATCCCCCGCTGCTTTAGCCGACTTAACATTTAATAAAGTCGTTTACGGAGATCATCCCTATGCGCATTCTTCAGCCGGAGAAATTGAAACGGTTACCGCCTTGACTGCTGACGATCTTAAGAAGTTTTATAAGCAATATTACGTTTCCGCTAATGCCTTGGTCGTCATCGTCGGGGATTTAACCAAAAAACAAGCGGCCAAAACGGCCGAAGATTTATTGGCCGATCTGCCCGCCGGGCAAAAACCGACCGATATTCCCGAAGTCAGTTTGCCTAAGCATGCAAAGCTGCAGCATATTGAATTTCCTTCCACGCAAACCCATGTGTTGTCAGGATTACCCGGCATGCATAGAAAAGATGAAGATTATTTTGCGCTGTATGTAGGTAATCATATTCTGGGTGGCGGTGGTTTAGTCTCCAGACTGTTTGAGGAAGTACGGGAAAAACGCGGCTTGGCTTACGGTGCATCCAGCTCATTTGCGCCGATGTTTAGAAAAGGGGCCTTTAGCATGGGGCTGCAAACCCGTAATGATCAAACTCAACAAGCCCTGGATGTCATGACGCAAACACTGGCCGATTTTATTGAGACAGGACCGACAGAGGCTGAGCTTGATGCGGCCAAGAAAAATTTAACCGGTGGATTTGTGATGCGCTTTGATACCAACAGTAAACTGGCCGGTTATGCAGAAATGATTGGTTTTTATGGCTTGCCTTTGGATTATCTGGATACTTTTCCTGAGAAAGTGCTGGCGTTGACGGTCAACGATATTAAAGATGCTTTCAAGCGCCGTGTTAACCCCAAGTTACTGCAAACCGTAACGGTCGGAGAAGCCGTCAAAACGCGTGAAAAATAA
- the cyoE gene encoding heme o synthase, whose translation MNSETIIQPPLWKSYLVLCKPNVVAEMLFTAVVGMLLAVPGLPPLDLAFWGLIGIALAASSAAAVNHFIDREIDIKLNPKRPLPQVFLQPNQVLVFATILGVASMVILLVGVNVLTAVLTFLSMFGYAIIYTRYLKRMTPQNIVIGGAFGATPPLLGWCAITGEIHPYALLLVLIIFVWTPPHFWPLAIAKREKYALVNIPMLPVTHTLEFTRLQILLYTILLLIVTLLPYLTGMSGLIYLGFAVPLGLGFIYFALLMMRTKDDKTAIRTFVYSIVYITLMFAGLLVDHYVPMLRVI comes from the coding sequence ATGAATAGCGAGACCATAATTCAGCCACCCCTCTGGAAAAGTTATCTGGTCCTTTGCAAGCCAAATGTCGTAGCGGAAATGCTTTTTACCGCAGTTGTAGGCATGTTGTTGGCTGTGCCCGGCTTGCCGCCTCTGGATTTAGCCTTTTGGGGACTCATCGGAATTGCCTTGGCCGCCTCATCGGCTGCTGCGGTCAATCATTTCATCGACCGTGAAATTGATATTAAACTCAACCCTAAACGACCCTTACCCCAGGTTTTTTTACAACCTAATCAGGTATTGGTTTTCGCAACCATTCTTGGCGTGGCGTCAATGGTTATTCTATTAGTTGGGGTCAACGTGCTGACCGCGGTGCTAACCTTTTTATCCATGTTCGGCTACGCGATCATCTACACGCGCTATCTCAAGAGAATGACACCCCAAAATATAGTGATTGGCGGCGCATTCGGCGCAACTCCACCTTTATTGGGGTGGTGCGCCATTACCGGTGAGATACACCCTTACGCCCTGCTGCTGGTCTTGATCATTTTTGTTTGGACACCTCCCCATTTTTGGCCGCTGGCAATCGCTAAAAGAGAAAAATATGCACTGGTCAATATTCCGATGCTGCCGGTTACGCATACCCTTGAATTCACTCGCTTGCAGATTCTTTTGTATACCATCCTTTTGCTGATTGTCACCTTGCTGCCCTATTTGACGGGCATGAGCGGGCTTATTTATCTGGGCTTTGCCGTTCCTTTGGGGCTGGGTTTCATTTATTTTGCACTCTTGATGATGCGTACCAAAGACGATAAAACCGCGATCCGAACGTTTGTTTATTCCATCGTTTACATTACGCTGATGTTTGCCGGACTTCTTGTCGATCATTATGTACCAATGCTCAGGGTCATATAA
- a CDS encoding PilZ domain-containing protein — protein sequence MSYEKRFYRKKLTSHGFIYLGGEEYEITLSNISITGMLAELATKEPENKVVELFETIKMKPLADVYLHEMRLAGEVEIVRSDIIDGHLYLAMEFRTIEHDIDNLFYERQVYRKSLSAPGLIILNGERCHFMTVNVSVDGLMIRLPQLILVDEGTVAAFDFKRLDMLGEVKVVWVKHQNGETLMGLEYIYLEKTFVKGVPRFARPRSSNV from the coding sequence ATGTCATACGAAAAACGATTTTATCGAAAAAAATTAACCTCACACGGTTTTATTTATCTTGGCGGCGAAGAGTATGAGATTACCCTGAGCAATATCTCTATTACCGGTATGCTGGCTGAACTTGCCACCAAAGAGCCGGAAAACAAGGTCGTAGAATTATTCGAGACGATCAAAATGAAGCCCTTGGCTGATGTTTACCTGCATGAGATGCGATTGGCTGGAGAAGTAGAAATTGTCAGATCCGATATCATTGATGGGCATTTGTATCTGGCTATGGAGTTTCGCACGATCGAGCATGACATTGATAATTTGTTTTACGAAAGACAAGTTTACCGTAAAAGCCTGTCAGCGCCTGGGCTTATCATTTTGAACGGTGAGCGCTGCCATTTTATGACGGTAAATGTTTCTGTAGACGGTTTAATGATTCGTTTGCCGCAGCTCATCCTGGTTGATGAGGGAACTGTGGCTGCATTCGATTTTAAACGCCTGGATATGCTGGGTGAAGTTAAAGTGGTGTGGGTCAAGCACCAGAATGGCGAGACCTTAATGGGGCTGGAGTATATTTATTTGGAAAAAACCTTTGTTAAAGGGGTTCCTCGATTTGCCCGGCCAAGATCGAGTAATGTTTAG
- a CDS encoding M16 family metallopeptidase, with translation MKYIKILGLMLAIGASSVNAETKVHEHQLKNGLKILVKEDHRSPVVVSQVWYKVGSSYEPNGITGISHMLEHMMFKGTDKLQPGEFSRIIAANGGNENAFTGRDYTAYFQTMEKSRLPVSFELEADRMRNLNLLDEELKKELQVVYEERRMRTDDNPRAKTQEHFTAMAYSNSPYKNPIIGWPSDIENYSIEDLKAWYQRWYAPNNATLVVVGDVEPKAVFSLAEKYFGELKPSEIVAIKPQQEVPQLGIRRMVVKVPAKLPYLVMGYKVPVLKTSEHEWEAYALEVMAGILDGGSSARLETNLVRGKQLAVSVGAGYGLASRLDELFMLEGTPVQGKTVNDLEVALKEEIEKLKYELVQQDELQRIKAQVLANAIYERDSMFYQGMQMGILETVGLGWQKENEYVKKVSQVTAEQVREVAQKYFKDDTLSVAYLDPQPIAEQKTEKTNEGAN, from the coding sequence ATGAAATATATAAAAATTTTGGGGCTCATGCTGGCCATAGGCGCATCATCAGTGAATGCCGAAACCAAAGTGCACGAGCATCAGCTTAAAAACGGCTTAAAAATTTTGGTGAAAGAGGATCATCGCTCACCGGTAGTAGTTTCCCAAGTCTGGTACAAGGTAGGTTCCAGCTACGAACCAAACGGTATCACCGGTATCTCTCACATGCTTGAGCATATGATGTTCAAAGGTACCGACAAACTGCAACCCGGTGAATTTTCGCGGATCATAGCGGCCAATGGCGGTAATGAAAATGCGTTTACTGGTAGAGATTACACGGCTTATTTTCAAACCATGGAAAAATCGCGGTTGCCGGTGAGTTTTGAACTGGAAGCCGATCGTATGCGCAATCTGAATTTGCTGGATGAAGAGTTGAAAAAGGAATTGCAAGTCGTCTATGAAGAACGCAGGATGCGCACGGACGATAATCCGAGGGCCAAGACGCAGGAACACTTTACCGCGATGGCCTATTCCAACAGTCCCTATAAAAATCCGATTATCGGTTGGCCGTCCGATATCGAGAATTACTCGATTGAAGATTTAAAAGCCTGGTATCAGCGCTGGTATGCCCCTAACAATGCGACCTTGGTGGTTGTTGGCGATGTTGAGCCTAAAGCCGTTTTCAGTCTGGCCGAAAAATATTTTGGCGAACTCAAACCCAGTGAAATTGTAGCCATTAAGCCGCAACAGGAAGTTCCCCAATTGGGCATCAGAAGAATGGTGGTGAAAGTTCCTGCCAAGCTTCCCTATTTGGTGATGGGCTATAAAGTGCCGGTGCTAAAGACTTCCGAGCATGAATGGGAAGCTTACGCATTGGAGGTCATGGCTGGCATTTTGGATGGCGGCAGCAGCGCACGTCTGGAAACCAATCTGGTCAGGGGCAAGCAACTGGCTGTATCGGTGGGGGCCGGTTATGGACTGGCGTCACGATTGGATGAATTGTTTATGCTGGAGGGAACTCCTGTACAAGGAAAAACTGTTAATGATTTGGAAGTTGCTTTGAAAGAAGAAATTGAAAAACTGAAATATGAGCTGGTGCAGCAAGACGAATTGCAGCGGATCAAAGCTCAGGTTTTGGCCAACGCTATTTACGAGCGCGATTCCATGTTCTATCAAGGCATGCAAATGGGGATACTTGAAACTGTTGGACTAGGCTGGCAAAAAGAGAATGAGTATGTCAAGAAAGTCAGTCAGGTTACTGCAGAACAAGTTCGGGAAGTGGCTCAGAAATACTTCAAGGATGATACATTAAGTGTCGCTTACCTTGATCCCCAACCGATTGCCGAACAGAAAACTGAAAAAACCAATGAGGGAGCCAACTGA
- a CDS encoding glycosyl transferase family protein, with amino-acid sequence MAMQAYDKEEHPFAPFIRILGKGKKGTRALTRDEAYEAMRMIMAGEVLPSQLGAFLMLMRVKEETREELAGFVHAARDSFTQPLDVSPADLDWSSYAGKRRHLPWFLLSALLLAENGVSVFMHGAGGHTNGRIYTQNVLAYLGIQAATSMQESQQQLLSNRFSYLSLEHFCPQLFEIIELRRIMGLRSPVHTLVRLLNPFNAAYSIQGIFHPGYRQVHQEAALLLNQPHVSVFKGEGGEVERNPDGDCLVQSVHEGVLSDELWPALFQRRHMKPDDLDPQQLVLLWRGEISDEYAEAAVTGTAAVALRLLGKGDNQEDAHALALGYWNNRDKQRF; translated from the coding sequence ATGGCTATGCAGGCTTATGACAAAGAAGAACATCCATTTGCACCGTTTATCCGCATTCTGGGAAAAGGTAAAAAAGGCACGCGGGCACTGACCCGTGATGAGGCTTATGAAGCCATGCGCATGATCATGGCCGGCGAAGTGCTGCCGTCTCAACTCGGCGCTTTTTTGATGTTAATGCGGGTTAAAGAAGAAACAAGAGAGGAACTTGCAGGGTTTGTTCATGCAGCACGCGATTCGTTTACTCAGCCTTTAGACGTATCACCAGCCGACCTGGACTGGTCATCCTACGCAGGTAAACGGCGGCACTTGCCCTGGTTCCTTTTATCCGCATTGCTGCTTGCCGAAAACGGCGTCAGCGTTTTTATGCACGGTGCAGGCGGGCATACCAATGGCCGAATTTATACTCAAAACGTATTGGCTTATTTAGGCATTCAAGCGGCTACCTCAATGCAGGAATCGCAACAGCAGCTGCTTTCAAACAGATTCAGCTATTTGTCACTGGAACATTTTTGTCCGCAGCTTTTTGAAATCATTGAACTTCGCCGTATTATGGGCTTACGGTCACCGGTTCATACCCTGGTCCGCCTGCTCAATCCTTTCAATGCCGCTTACAGTATCCAGGGCATTTTTCATCCAGGCTACCGGCAGGTTCATCAAGAAGCCGCTTTATTGCTCAATCAGCCGCATGTGTCGGTATTTAAAGGGGAAGGCGGAGAAGTAGAACGAAACCCTGATGGCGATTGTCTTGTTCAAAGCGTCCACGAAGGCGTTTTGTCAGATGAACTGTGGCCTGCGTTATTTCAACGCCGCCATATGAAACCGGATGATCTTGACCCACAACAATTAGTTTTGCTTTGGCGTGGAGAGATCAGTGATGAGTATGCCGAAGCAGCGGTAACAGGCACAGCTGCCGTTGCATTAAGGTTGCTGGGCAAAGGGGATAACCAAGAGGACGCTCATGCCCTGGCGCTTGGTTATTGGAACAACAGAGATAAACAAAGGTTTTAA